Proteins co-encoded in one uncultured Draconibacterium sp. genomic window:
- a CDS encoding SusD/RagB family nutrient-binding outer membrane lipoprotein yields MKKKISIYISIVAIVSLLSSCSDFGNMNTDPEAITADVMDYSLVFTNVQMYCYGTEYEAWRNGMIYCSTMIQHTASTESYWCGDKYTYSGGYNSAYWDRMFPNGVRNVIDLLTNWEGNEEYYAEYQMARIMKVLLFHRLTDMYGDCPYFEAGKGYYEANGYPVYDTQEVIYTDMLNELKEAATNLEGATSKIGSADIIYGGDVAQWQKFAYSLMLRLSMRLSKVDPGTAQTWVATAVSGGLFESNDDNAKIEHPGATTSNNSCEPFGKIYCHEDPNAYRMSESFVDLLRNTADPRLRLLCTVVEDPSFKIGSGNWELGDTTASIQLGMPNGYDETTGTSSSTYLANAPNYPGSKNSYSVVNRYTYARIDAPTFLVTYAENQLLLAEAAYRGWTTGSAKDYYNAGVVAAMEQFDQFNEGLAPGSGEIAAYLTANPYNEETALEQINTQYYINTFSDEYETFANWRRSGYPELETVSYIGNVTNGTIPRRFTYPTSESSINATNYKAAVSLLNNGDAMTSRVWWDVE; encoded by the coding sequence ATGAAAAAGAAAATTTCAATATATATATCTATCGTTGCCATTGTCTCATTATTATCAAGCTGTAGCGATTTTGGCAACATGAACACGGACCCGGAGGCAATTACTGCTGACGTGATGGACTACTCCTTGGTATTTACAAACGTTCAAATGTACTGCTACGGTACGGAATACGAAGCCTGGCGAAACGGGATGATTTATTGTAGTACAATGATCCAACATACTGCTTCAACCGAAAGCTATTGGTGTGGAGATAAATACACTTATTCAGGAGGATATAATTCTGCGTATTGGGATCGTATGTTTCCTAATGGTGTTCGTAATGTAATTGACTTGCTAACAAACTGGGAAGGTAACGAAGAATACTATGCAGAATATCAAATGGCGCGAATTATGAAAGTTCTGCTTTTTCACAGGCTGACAGATATGTACGGTGATTGTCCTTATTTTGAGGCAGGGAAAGGTTACTATGAAGCGAATGGCTATCCTGTATATGATACGCAAGAAGTAATTTATACCGACATGTTAAATGAGCTGAAAGAGGCTGCAACCAATCTCGAAGGAGCAACATCAAAGATCGGTAGTGCTGATATTATTTATGGTGGAGATGTTGCGCAATGGCAAAAGTTTGCATATTCATTGATGTTACGTCTCTCAATGCGCTTGTCGAAAGTAGATCCGGGAACCGCTCAAACTTGGGTAGCAACTGCGGTGTCTGGTGGTTTGTTTGAAAGCAACGACGACAATGCAAAAATAGAGCACCCGGGGGCAACAACGTCTAACAACTCATGCGAACCATTTGGGAAAATCTATTGTCACGAAGATCCGAATGCCTATCGTATGAGTGAATCATTTGTTGATTTGTTGAGAAATACTGCCGATCCACGGTTACGCTTGCTTTGTACTGTAGTTGAAGATCCAAGCTTTAAAATAGGTAGTGGAAACTGGGAACTGGGCGACACTACTGCCTCTATCCAATTAGGCATGCCAAACGGCTACGACGAAACAACCGGTACATCAAGTTCAACTTACCTGGCAAATGCTCCGAATTACCCTGGCAGCAAAAACAGCTATTCTGTTGTAAATCGTTACACTTATGCTCGAATCGATGCTCCAACATTTCTGGTAACTTATGCCGAAAACCAATTACTATTGGCCGAAGCTGCATACCGTGGATGGACTACCGGAAGCGCGAAAGATTACTACAACGCTGGTGTAGTAGCAGCAATGGAACAGTTTGATCAGTTTAACGAAGGTTTGGCACCAGGCAGCGGCGAAATTGCTGCGTACCTGACAGCGAACCCATACAATGAGGAAACTGCGCTGGAGCAGATTAACACCCAATATTACATTAACACATTCTCAGACGAATATGAAACATTCGCCAATTGGAGAAGATCGGGTTATCCGGAACTCGAAACGGTAAGTTACATTGGTAACGTAACCAATGGAACAATTCCACGTCGTTTTACCTATCCAACAAGCGAATCATCAATTAACGCAACAAATTACAAGGCTGCAGTCTCTCTACTGAACAACGGAGACGCAATGACCTCACGTGTTTGGTGGGATGTTGAATAA
- a CDS encoding FecR domain-containing protein: protein MNINLEILKRFFDGKYSRADYLIIKSALENPKQEIEMKQLLQDHWFELNRAGSLAEGKVDHILHKIHKQIRTETENIPGRRLRFFTTFQRIAAILIVPLILSFLTVIYFQSRTVIPENTYAEIQCPFGVRTKFVLPDGTTGFLNSGSTLEYPAIFANDRNVTLKGEAFFDVTHDENHPFIVNTSNLSTKVLGTQFNVIAYGDENVEEVILKEGKVEVYSNGGDKLETLRPNQKLVLNTLTRKFNSNEVDASQYVSWTEGKLTFRNEKMQQVARRLARWYNVEIEINDPELMQYAFRATFIDEPLEEVLKLIALTAPLKYTIEERETTDNDVYKTKKVIVCLDRSRLDAF, encoded by the coding sequence ATGAATATCAATCTTGAGATATTAAAAAGATTTTTTGACGGTAAATATTCGAGAGCAGATTATTTAATTATAAAATCGGCTCTTGAAAATCCTAAACAGGAAATCGAAATGAAACAATTGCTTCAGGATCACTGGTTTGAATTAAACAGAGCAGGATCTCTTGCCGAAGGAAAGGTTGATCATATACTACATAAAATCCATAAACAAATTAGAACAGAAACAGAGAATATACCTGGTAGGCGTTTAAGATTTTTTACAACTTTCCAGCGAATTGCTGCAATATTAATTGTACCTCTAATTCTTTCTTTTCTGACAGTAATTTATTTTCAGTCCAGAACAGTTATTCCTGAAAATACCTATGCTGAAATACAGTGTCCTTTTGGGGTGCGAACTAAATTTGTATTGCCCGATGGAACAACTGGCTTCTTAAATAGTGGTTCAACTCTTGAATACCCAGCAATTTTCGCTAACGATAGAAATGTGACTTTAAAAGGTGAAGCCTTTTTTGATGTAACACATGATGAAAATCATCCCTTTATTGTTAATACCTCAAATCTATCTACCAAGGTTCTGGGTACACAGTTTAATGTAATTGCGTACGGTGATGAAAATGTCGAAGAAGTTATTCTTAAAGAAGGAAAAGTGGAGGTTTATTCAAACGGAGGTGATAAATTAGAAACGCTACGTCCAAATCAAAAACTTGTACTAAATACGCTTACAAGGAAATTTAACTCAAATGAAGTAGATGCATCACAATATGTCTCCTGGACAGAAGGAAAACTAACATTCCGAAACGAAAAAATGCAACAGGTAGCCCGACGCCTTGCAAGATGGTATAATGTAGAGATTGAAATAAATGATCCTGAATTAATGCAGTATGCATTCAGGGCTACTTTTATAGATGAACCGTTGGAAGAAGTATTAAAACTCATTGCACTAACAGCACCTCTGAAATATACCATAGAAGAAAGGGAAACTACTGACAACGACGTATATAAGACGAAAAAAGTGATAGTTTGCTTAGATAGGTCAAGGCTGGATGCCTTTTAG
- a CDS encoding LapA family protein, producing the protein MQKTFIGILLVILGVVLFALNNSSVVSINFWKWGIESNLSLVIIVAVTFGAITSFILSLPYRARKNNEIRNRDRTIKGLESQIRKLENDIKVAADKTIIELERQKEKPD; encoded by the coding sequence ATGCAAAAAACATTTATAGGAATATTACTCGTTATACTGGGAGTTGTATTGTTCGCGCTAAACAACTCGTCGGTGGTTTCTATTAACTTCTGGAAATGGGGCATCGAGTCTAATCTGTCGCTGGTAATAATTGTAGCCGTTACCTTTGGAGCCATTACCAGCTTTATACTCTCGCTGCCCTACCGTGCAAGAAAAAATAATGAAATCCGAAACAGGGATAGAACAATTAAAGGGCTCGAAAGTCAGATTCGGAAACTGGAGAACGATATAAAAGTTGCAGCTGACAAAACAATTATAGAACTGGAAAGACAAAAAGAAAAACCGGATTAA
- a CDS encoding STAS/SEC14 domain-containing protein produces the protein MFKIIDITERELIALEVEGKLTEEDYNKITPLIDKAVTDFGKIKLYIQLNHVDGIAPKAFWEDVKTYLKHFNHMKKVAVVGKSRWDKLWSELAAPFISGEVKYFEFTAIDEAREWIKD, from the coding sequence ATGTTTAAAATAATTGATATTACGGAACGAGAACTAATCGCCCTTGAAGTAGAAGGGAAATTGACCGAAGAAGACTATAACAAAATTACTCCGCTTATTGATAAAGCAGTTACGGATTTTGGGAAGATAAAACTATACATTCAACTAAATCATGTGGATGGAATTGCCCCAAAGGCTTTTTGGGAAGATGTAAAAACTTACCTGAAACATTTTAACCACATGAAAAAGGTTGCGGTTGTTGGAAAATCGCGTTGGGATAAATTGTGGTCTGAACTGGCTGCACCATTTATTTCAGGCGAAGTAAAATATTTTGAGTTTACGGCCATTGACGAAGCCCGGGAATGGATTAAAGATTAA
- a CDS encoding SusC/RagA family TonB-linked outer membrane protein, which yields MKKKWIRSAMKNGLKTKTWKIMRLSAFFLFLFVSQVWAGMGYAQQTKLTLKMDGVKVIDVLDEIENGSEFYFLFNQKLVDVDREVNVDAREKTIDKILDELFAGTDVKHLVKDRLVILTTEKSDLDAILLQQKSITGTVTDQGGNPLPGVTVLVKGTNNGAATNIDGVFSLANINDGDILVLSFMGMETQEIEVAGQETINVMLTPDNQAIDEVVVTAMGVKRQKRSIGYSTTEVKGEDMIEARDPNLGNALSGKISGVSVAGNATGMGGSSRVIIRGNASLTGNNQPLYVIDGIPFDNTNFSSAGRWGGMDMGDGLNNINPDDIESIQVLKGAAASALYGYRGGNGAILITTKSGKANTNGLGIEFNNNMTFNTIYDYRDFQTTYGQGTQGVRPSDQASAYQTYNQSWGEKLDGSNFVNRLAETAPYSNVDNWKNFYSTGIDENASIALSGKSDKVSYRIGVSNTYTKGNLPNANLKQKGINLNTIYEITKKLHLTVNANYIFEEVKGRTNLSDGNGNSNASLLYLANGYDVRWLKGDNGADENGGEFQPGNSVYFSNPYWLQYRKINESNKNRTTGGATLRYDIADWLYIQGQVTRDGYVLNFKQVQPDGAAADPNGYIQEYERNYSEINTNYMVGVNKKLENFSINATFGGNTQHDITKQYGTNGGIRPFIISGLYSTSNVNSSTRTFAKDYSEYQVNSIYGTADFGYKDWLFLNFTGRNDWFSTLDPNNNSFFYPSVNLSWMVSDCLKLPEWVTTAKIRASLAAASNGTSPYQTMLVYALNDFNVQDQSMGYISNSSVPNAFLKPVQIEEREIGANASFFSNRLGFDFAAYQKKTTDDIVQVSTSETSGFNSAYRNVGKIQNRGVEFMVFAVPVANTNFRWNTSLNLSYNKSKVLYLGEGVESLAIDGATARRGNATIRNIVGQPYGQIVGYTYKTDGNGNRVYTADGLPVRSDDVEVLGDGVYKWTGGFHNDFSYKNLTLAFLLDFKVGAKLFSGTNYNLYRYGLHKNTLEGREGGVSVSGVDESGNSFSKSGVDAQTYWNWIASNNITEEFVYDASFVKVRELSLGYNFSKMFLAQNFPFIKDVKLSLVGRNLWTIVKHTPNIDPESGYNNSNGQGLELNGYPATRNIGFNLNVKF from the coding sequence ATGAAAAAAAAATGGATTCGGAGTGCCATGAAAAATGGGCTCAAAACTAAAACTTGGAAAATTATGCGGTTAAGTGCTTTTTTTCTTTTCCTCTTTGTCTCCCAGGTATGGGCAGGTATGGGGTACGCACAGCAAACTAAACTTACGCTTAAAATGGATGGCGTAAAAGTTATCGATGTGCTGGATGAGATCGAGAACGGAAGTGAATTCTATTTTCTGTTTAATCAAAAACTAGTAGATGTTGATCGGGAAGTAAATGTCGATGCAAGAGAAAAAACCATCGACAAAATTTTGGATGAATTATTCGCTGGAACCGATGTAAAACATCTGGTGAAAGATCGGCTAGTTATTTTAACTACTGAAAAATCAGATTTAGACGCTATTTTATTGCAGCAAAAGTCCATTACAGGAACTGTAACTGACCAAGGTGGAAATCCACTTCCTGGAGTAACAGTGCTGGTAAAAGGCACTAACAACGGAGCAGCAACAAATATCGATGGTGTTTTTTCATTAGCGAATATAAATGATGGCGACATTTTAGTGTTATCATTCATGGGTATGGAAACTCAGGAGATCGAAGTAGCTGGACAGGAAACAATCAATGTAATGCTTACTCCTGACAACCAGGCAATTGACGAAGTTGTAGTAACTGCAATGGGTGTTAAAAGACAAAAACGATCTATTGGTTATTCTACTACAGAAGTAAAAGGTGAGGATATGATCGAAGCTCGCGATCCGAACTTAGGAAATGCTTTGAGTGGTAAAATTTCCGGCGTAAGTGTTGCTGGTAATGCTACAGGGATGGGTGGATCAAGTCGCGTTATTATTCGAGGTAATGCGTCGTTAACCGGAAATAACCAACCTTTGTATGTTATTGATGGAATCCCATTCGACAATACGAACTTCTCAAGTGCCGGCCGATGGGGAGGTATGGATATGGGCGATGGTCTTAACAATATCAACCCGGATGATATTGAAAGTATACAGGTGTTGAAAGGGGCTGCTGCTTCTGCTCTTTACGGATATCGTGGTGGTAATGGCGCGATTTTGATTACTACGAAATCGGGAAAAGCTAATACCAACGGCTTGGGTATTGAATTCAATAACAATATGACATTCAATACGATTTACGATTATAGAGATTTTCAAACAACATATGGACAAGGAACTCAAGGGGTGAGGCCTAGCGATCAAGCATCAGCCTACCAGACATACAACCAAAGTTGGGGGGAAAAATTGGATGGTTCTAATTTCGTAAATCGTCTTGCAGAAACCGCGCCTTATAGTAACGTTGATAACTGGAAAAACTTTTACAGTACGGGTATCGATGAGAATGCATCTATAGCTTTAAGCGGAAAGAGTGATAAAGTTAGCTATCGTATTGGTGTTTCAAATACTTATACTAAAGGTAATCTTCCTAATGCAAATCTTAAGCAGAAAGGTATTAACTTAAATACTATTTATGAGATTACTAAAAAGCTTCATTTAACAGTTAACGCAAATTATATTTTCGAAGAGGTAAAAGGTCGGACTAACTTGTCGGATGGTAATGGAAATTCCAATGCTTCACTGTTATACCTTGCAAATGGGTATGATGTAAGATGGCTGAAAGGCGATAATGGAGCAGATGAAAATGGCGGAGAGTTTCAGCCCGGAAATAGCGTTTATTTCAGTAACCCATATTGGCTTCAATACCGAAAAATCAACGAATCAAATAAAAACAGGACAACAGGAGGAGCAACGCTTCGCTACGATATTGCCGATTGGTTGTATATACAAGGACAAGTTACCCGTGACGGGTATGTGTTGAACTTTAAACAAGTACAACCAGATGGAGCTGCTGCTGATCCGAACGGATACATTCAGGAATATGAACGTAATTATTCGGAAATTAATACGAACTATATGGTTGGCGTTAATAAGAAATTAGAGAACTTTTCGATTAATGCGACCTTTGGAGGAAATACTCAACATGATATTACAAAACAATACGGAACTAACGGTGGTATCCGTCCATTTATTATCAGTGGTTTGTATTCAACATCAAATGTAAATTCCTCAACAAGGACGTTTGCCAAAGATTACTCAGAGTATCAGGTGAATTCAATTTACGGAACTGCTGATTTCGGATACAAAGATTGGTTATTCCTGAACTTTACCGGACGTAACGACTGGTTCTCAACATTAGATCCTAATAACAACAGTTTCTTTTATCCTTCAGTAAATTTGAGTTGGATGGTAAGTGACTGTTTGAAATTACCAGAATGGGTAACTACAGCAAAAATAAGGGCTTCTTTAGCTGCAGCATCTAACGGAACATCGCCTTACCAAACAATGCTGGTATATGCCTTAAATGATTTCAATGTACAGGATCAGTCGATGGGATATATTAGCAATTCATCAGTTCCAAACGCTTTCTTAAAACCAGTTCAAATTGAAGAGCGGGAAATTGGAGCAAATGCTTCTTTCTTTAGCAACCGACTTGGATTTGATTTTGCTGCCTATCAAAAGAAAACTACAGATGATATTGTTCAGGTTTCAACCAGCGAAACATCTGGTTTTAACTCTGCTTACAGAAACGTTGGTAAAATTCAAAACCGGGGGGTTGAATTTATGGTTTTTGCAGTTCCTGTTGCAAATACGAATTTTCGATGGAATACATCTCTAAATTTATCATATAATAAGAGTAAAGTATTGTATTTAGGAGAGGGTGTTGAATCTCTGGCAATTGATGGCGCAACAGCCCGCAGGGGAAACGCAACCATTCGCAATATCGTAGGTCAGCCTTACGGACAAATTGTTGGGTACACATACAAAACCGATGGAAATGGCAACCGTGTTTATACTGCAGATGGGTTACCTGTTCGATCTGATGATGTTGAAGTTCTGGGAGATGGAGTTTATAAATGGACTGGAGGTTTTCATAACGATTTCAGCTACAAAAATTTAACGCTGGCTTTCTTACTCGATTTTAAAGTTGGAGCTAAGCTCTTCTCGGGAACAAACTATAATTTGTATCGGTATGGTTTGCATAAGAATACACTCGAAGGACGAGAAGGAGGAGTATCTGTTTCGGGCGTAGATGAAAGCGGAAATAGTTTTTCCAAATCAGGTGTTGATGCGCAAACTTACTGGAATTGGATTGCTTCAAACAATATAACTGAGGAATTTGTGTATGATGCTAGTTTTGTAAAAGTAAGAGAGCTCTCTTTGGGCTACAACTTCTCAAAAATGTTTCTTGCTCAAAATTTCCCATTTATAAAAGATGTGAAACTTTCTTTAGTAGGCCGCAACCTGTGGACTATTGTGAAGCATACTCCTAATATTGATCCCGAATCAGGCTATAACAATAGCAATGGGCAAGGACTTGAGCTTAATGGTTATCCGGCTACAAGGAATATTGGTTTTAACTTAAACGTTAAATTTTAA
- a CDS encoding RNA polymerase sigma-70 factor gives MKSQADISEQAYLAALKNDDIKAFDNLFEEYGKRLYHFAYGYLKSKDDAEEIVQEVFLKVWRNRKQLKPDLSFKAYIFKIAYHQILEILKQINRSQAYRHEIIDESIFFNDDTNTRLNYQMLLEKVESLIQKLPSRQKEILLKRKKEGIPVKEIATQLGVSPKTVENHLTQALKSIKKDLGEEELSALLFFLLFVDAR, from the coding sequence TTGAAAAGTCAGGCTGACATATCTGAACAAGCCTACCTCGCAGCTTTGAAAAATGATGACATTAAGGCGTTTGACAACCTTTTTGAAGAATATGGAAAGCGTTTGTATCATTTCGCTTACGGTTATCTGAAGTCAAAAGATGACGCGGAAGAAATTGTGCAGGAGGTTTTTCTAAAAGTTTGGCGAAATCGTAAACAACTAAAACCTGATCTGTCTTTTAAGGCCTATATTTTTAAGATCGCTTACCATCAGATACTTGAAATTCTTAAACAAATTAATCGTAGTCAAGCATATCGACATGAGATTATTGATGAGTCAATTTTTTTCAATGATGATACTAATACTCGTTTAAATTATCAAATGTTGCTTGAAAAAGTCGAATCACTTATTCAAAAACTACCCTCAAGACAAAAAGAGATTTTACTAAAAAGAAAAAAAGAAGGAATTCCGGTAAAAGAAATTGCTACACAATTAGGAGTATCACCAAAAACTGTGGAAAACCATTTAACTCAGGCTCTAAAATCAATAAAAAAGGATTTGGGCGAAGAAGAATTATCAGCTCTGTTGTTTTTTTTGCTATTTGTAGACGCCAGATAA
- a CDS encoding family 43 glycosylhydrolase, giving the protein MNKSKSELIAVIIKYFLFFTGLFTAVSCQNKDPQTDAYLFAYFTGNGPGEEAIHYAVSTDGYNYRALNNNQPVLDSKKISTSGGVRDPHILRGADGKTFYMVATDLYVPEQGWNNYAMILMKSTDLINWKTTVINIPETYPEEFGNVDRVWAPQTIYDKAAKKYMVYWSMKDSGANPDIIYYAYANKDFNGFEAAPKQLLYNPTNNACIDGDIIEKDGKFYFFHKSESGEPGIKLAISDKLTEGYTYPNFDRVDKETERVEGSGVFKLNNSDEYILMYDVYTNGRYQFTKSTDLQHFEVIDEAISMNFHPRHGTVMPITTEEYNRLMTAFAKTDDLFIDATADQLKKNNVDINGEKKTIHLPVKVGTDLTAFDPQFSAWRGITIAPQGPQDFSKGAVDYTFTIVGQEPVVYSVTAAEDHNPALVGFYADPQVLYSNKTGKYYIYPTSDGYTGWSGYYFKVFSSDDLVDWKDEGKILDMKAGDVPWADGSSWAPTIVEKKVGDDYKYYYYFSGNYVAGGGKQIGVAVADDPTGPFVAEKEPMIRESPLGGGQQIDPCAFIDPVSGRAYIYWGNGYLAAAELNDDMVSVKKETIKVLTPKGGTLADYAFREGVYVIYREGTYYFMWSVDDTGSPNYHVAYGTSKSPVGPIKVAGNPVVLIQDAAKGIYGTGHHSVIQVPGKDEWYIVYHRINAKHLNDGPGYHREVCIDKMEFNEDGTIKPVVPTVKGIGPVQ; this is encoded by the coding sequence ATGAATAAATCAAAATCTGAATTAATAGCCGTAATTATAAAATATTTCCTGTTTTTCACCGGGCTGTTTACTGCTGTTTCGTGTCAAAACAAAGATCCGCAAACCGATGCTTACCTCTTTGCCTATTTCACCGGTAATGGCCCGGGCGAAGAAGCTATTCATTATGCAGTTAGTACCGATGGATATAACTATCGGGCGCTAAATAACAATCAGCCCGTACTGGATTCTAAAAAGATCAGTACTTCCGGTGGCGTTCGCGATCCGCATATTTTACGTGGTGCCGATGGCAAAACCTTTTACATGGTAGCTACCGATTTGTATGTCCCCGAACAAGGTTGGAATAATTACGCAATGATCCTGATGAAATCGACTGATTTGATTAATTGGAAAACAACAGTAATTAATATTCCTGAAACTTACCCTGAAGAATTTGGTAATGTAGACCGCGTTTGGGCACCGCAAACTATTTATGATAAAGCCGCAAAAAAATACATGGTTTACTGGTCGATGAAAGACAGTGGTGCTAATCCTGATATTATATATTATGCTTATGCTAACAAGGATTTTAATGGTTTCGAAGCAGCACCGAAGCAGTTGTTGTATAATCCTACCAATAATGCCTGTATCGATGGTGATATTATTGAGAAAGACGGCAAATTCTATTTTTTCCATAAATCGGAAAGTGGTGAGCCGGGAATAAAACTGGCCATTTCAGATAAACTTACCGAAGGGTACACCTATCCGAATTTTGATCGAGTTGACAAGGAAACCGAACGGGTGGAAGGATCAGGAGTTTTCAAGTTGAATAATTCTGATGAGTATATACTGATGTACGATGTATACACCAACGGGCGCTACCAGTTTACGAAAAGCACCGACCTGCAACATTTTGAGGTAATCGATGAGGCGATTTCAATGAATTTTCATCCCCGGCACGGTACGGTAATGCCAATTACAACAGAAGAATATAATCGTTTAATGACAGCTTTTGCTAAGACTGACGATTTATTTATAGATGCCACTGCCGATCAGTTGAAAAAGAATAATGTGGATATTAATGGTGAGAAAAAGACGATTCATCTTCCGGTAAAAGTAGGCACCGATTTAACTGCATTCGATCCGCAGTTTTCGGCATGGAGAGGTATTACTATTGCTCCGCAAGGACCTCAGGATTTTTCGAAAGGTGCAGTTGACTATACATTTACCATTGTTGGGCAGGAGCCTGTAGTTTACAGCGTTACTGCTGCGGAAGATCATAACCCGGCACTGGTTGGTTTTTACGCCGATCCGCAGGTGTTGTATTCAAATAAAACAGGGAAATATTACATTTATCCAACTTCTGACGGATATACCGGCTGGTCAGGTTATTATTTCAAAGTGTTTTCATCTGATGATTTAGTAGATTGGAAAGATGAAGGTAAAATTTTGGATATGAAAGCCGGCGATGTGCCATGGGCTGACGGCAGCTCCTGGGCGCCAACTATTGTGGAAAAGAAAGTAGGCGACGATTATAAGTACTACTACTATTTCAGCGGAAACTATGTGGCCGGAGGAGGTAAACAGATTGGGGTAGCTGTAGCCGATGATCCAACCGGCCCGTTTGTTGCGGAGAAAGAGCCGATGATCAGGGAATCTCCGCTAGGTGGAGGACAGCAAATCGATCCTTGTGCTTTTATCGATCCGGTTTCAGGTAGAGCATACATATACTGGGGTAATGGTTATCTGGCAGCAGCAGAGTTGAATGACGATATGGTTTCAGTAAAGAAAGAAACAATAAAAGTACTAACACCAAAAGGAGGAACACTTGCTGATTATGCTTTCCGCGAAGGAGTTTATGTGATTTACCGTGAAGGAACCTATTATTTCATGTGGTCGGTTGACGATACCGGTTCACCCAATTATCATGTGGCTTATGGAACTTCTAAATCGCCAGTGGGGCCGATTAAAGTGGCCGGGAACCCTGTTGTGCTTATTCAGGATGCCGCTAAAGGAATCTATGGAACCGGTCACCACTCGGTAATTCAGGTTCCGGGGAAAGATGAATGGTATATCGTTTATCACCGTATTAATGCCAAACATTTGAATGATGGCCCCGGATATCACCGCGAAGTTTGTATCGATAAAATGGAATTCAATGAAGATGGTACCATTAAACCGGTAGTGCCAACAGTTAAAGGTATTGGTCCCGTTCAATAA